A genome region from uncultured Roseibium sp. includes the following:
- a CDS encoding FAD-dependent oxidoreductase encodes MYAKKIIVIGAGIGGLAAALGLQRRGFKVAVYERAQEIREVGAGLIVTANARSALHDLGIDEDLERLSSCVPVMFTCNYQTGEIIREHPNAGIREKYGFATLQVHRADLHTLLMNAVAANDADALHPGHDFVDLDETDTGVTVRFANGAEDSGDVLIGADGNASAIRALLFPGVATTFNGQVAFRALLPANAVPDRVNELGQGMYAGPQRYILHYPLRGGRIMNIIGCGQATEWEEEGWAIPATNAEFANAYSDFAPHLLEMIGNIPEGGLFKWGLRDREPLATWTTDRVGMLGDAAHPMTPFLGQGACLAVEDAMLLARAFAASKSVKEALARYEGARKERGNGVQLMSLEEGRALQDPRIPRRTAVDRGLLKYDPVTVPV; translated from the coding sequence GTGTACGCAAAGAAAATCATCGTTATCGGCGCCGGGATCGGCGGGCTCGCCGCTGCTTTGGGGCTCCAACGCAGGGGCTTCAAGGTCGCCGTCTATGAGCGCGCGCAGGAAATTCGCGAAGTCGGAGCCGGCCTGATCGTCACCGCCAACGCGCGTAGCGCGCTCCATGATCTGGGGATCGATGAGGACCTTGAACGGCTCTCGAGTTGCGTCCCCGTCATGTTCACCTGCAACTACCAGACCGGCGAGATCATCCGGGAACACCCGAATGCCGGGATTCGCGAGAAATACGGGTTCGCCACCCTTCAGGTTCACCGCGCGGATCTGCACACCCTCCTCATGAACGCCGTCGCGGCGAACGACGCGGACGCCCTTCATCCCGGACATGACTTCGTCGACCTTGACGAGACCGACACCGGTGTCACGGTCCGCTTCGCAAATGGCGCGGAAGACAGCGGTGATGTGCTGATCGGCGCGGACGGGAACGCCTCGGCCATTCGCGCGCTCCTGTTCCCCGGCGTAGCAACGACATTCAACGGTCAGGTCGCTTTCCGGGCCCTGCTCCCCGCGAATGCGGTGCCGGATCGCGTCAACGAACTCGGCCAGGGCATGTATGCCGGTCCCCAGCGATACATCCTTCACTACCCGTTACGTGGCGGCCGCATCATGAACATCATCGGCTGCGGGCAGGCGACGGAATGGGAGGAAGAAGGCTGGGCGATCCCGGCGACGAATGCCGAATTCGCGAACGCCTACTCCGATTTCGCGCCCCACCTGCTTGAGATGATCGGGAACATTCCCGAGGGCGGGCTTTTCAAATGGGGGCTCAGGGACCGCGAACCGCTGGCAACCTGGACGACGGACCGCGTGGGGATGCTGGGCGACGCGGCCCACCCCATGACCCCCTTCCTCGGACAGGGCGCCTGCCTCGCGGTCGAGGACGCAATGCTGCTGGCGCGCGCCTTCGCGGCCTCCAAGAGCGTGAAAGAGGCCCTCGCCCGATACGAGGGCGCACGAAAGGAGCGTGGGAACGGCGTGCAGTTGATGTCCCTGGAAGAAGGTCGTGCGCTGCAAGACCCGAGAATTCCCCGAAGGACCGCGGTCGATCGTGGGCTGCTCAAATACGACCCGGTGACCGTGCCGGTCTGA
- a CDS encoding ATP-binding protein encodes MTLSTDLMELKEDRIRAQYAQAEAMLEGFDHTPRIARKTEPDRVQERSPGLGTRRRFRSTTPGLVTRSTARPEGVQLANRILESDEDVLTTPVQASVLRALRRSLSVAQVASDQFAEQSGLADLKRKNLAGLLDPAQKTRFHDLLKASALIVLHVFANMSDFLLAELVSETQETEAQSGDIEEILIDNDQLALHGVLWELDQEIAAGVSNDAELVAVIRSACEQIMEKVALRAEGAAHLDAFSAAHYRVEADNFDITGFTPAARAKSTTLTMAFKKPEEVVGNHIAKYQAMKLAKMLMAYDFQRKLNPFAELGGFIFTFMGDGKPGTGKTTLIQMMAGLISEYCNNAGYAFRYQNLSTDNIDSYQGKSGQNAKAFIRNIIDPNVIGFGTIDDIDQLAGKRGDRQSSAGQLEITAVLMESFAGANTVVRGNCTFGMFSNYPENVDDALRQRAGARFLVDGPQSREDYIDILHLLMGKNHSIPVGDHDLFEAQAIKKAVAASYDKHARPQEDGLIRVFEKVREQIGELDTIAKLGTYLKAIQEADERFTGRAIKNITDAVKVRAMDFELPDAWMENPDLFLFKDYDTKKAMIADLARPITVDMVIQEINRYADSEFRYADKSDEVAIENAVREMRRMEEAKRRYMEASRP; translated from the coding sequence GTGACACTTTCCACCGATCTCATGGAATTGAAGGAAGACCGGATCCGCGCGCAATATGCGCAGGCCGAGGCCATGCTGGAAGGGTTCGACCACACGCCCCGCATCGCCCGCAAGACGGAGCCGGACCGCGTTCAGGAACGCTCACCCGGCCTTGGCACCAGACGGCGGTTCCGCTCGACAACGCCGGGCCTGGTCACGCGCTCCACGGCACGGCCGGAAGGCGTGCAGCTGGCGAACCGCATTCTTGAAAGCGATGAGGATGTCCTGACGACACCCGTTCAGGCCAGCGTCCTGCGAGCGCTGCGCCGGTCCCTTTCGGTCGCGCAGGTTGCTTCTGACCAGTTTGCCGAACAGTCCGGACTGGCCGATCTCAAGCGCAAGAACCTCGCCGGACTTCTAGATCCCGCGCAGAAGACCCGGTTCCACGATCTCCTGAAGGCGTCCGCCCTGATCGTGCTTCATGTCTTTGCCAACATGAGCGATTTCCTTCTGGCCGAGCTCGTCAGCGAAACACAGGAAACGGAAGCGCAAAGCGGCGACATCGAGGAAATCCTCATCGACAACGATCAGCTCGCCCTTCACGGCGTCCTGTGGGAACTGGACCAGGAAATTGCCGCCGGCGTGTCCAATGACGCGGAACTGGTGGCCGTGATCCGGTCCGCCTGCGAGCAGATCATGGAAAAGGTCGCCCTCAGGGCGGAAGGTGCCGCTCATCTCGATGCGTTCAGCGCGGCTCATTATCGGGTCGAAGCCGACAACTTCGACATCACCGGCTTCACGCCGGCGGCACGGGCGAAATCGACGACGTTGACCATGGCTTTCAAGAAGCCGGAGGAAGTGGTCGGCAACCACATTGCCAAGTATCAGGCCATGAAGCTTGCCAAGATGCTCATGGCCTACGATTTCCAGCGCAAATTGAACCCGTTCGCGGAACTTGGCGGCTTCATCTTCACCTTCATGGGCGACGGCAAGCCCGGAACGGGCAAGACGACCCTGATCCAGATGATGGCGGGGCTGATCAGCGAGTATTGCAACAACGCCGGCTACGCCTTCCGCTACCAGAACCTGTCGACGGACAACATCGACAGCTATCAGGGTAAGTCGGGGCAGAATGCCAAGGCCTTTATCCGCAACATCATCGATCCCAATGTTATCGGCTTCGGCACGATCGATGACATCGACCAGTTGGCGGGCAAGCGTGGCGACCGCCAGTCTTCCGCGGGCCAGCTGGAAATCACCGCCGTCCTGATGGAGAGCTTTGCCGGCGCCAACACGGTCGTGCGCGGCAACTGCACCTTCGGTATGTTCTCCAACTATCCGGAGAACGTGGACGATGCCCTGCGCCAGCGCGCCGGCGCCCGGTTCCTTGTCGACGGTCCGCAATCGCGCGAGGACTATATCGACATCCTGCACCTGCTCATGGGCAAGAACCACTCGATCCCGGTCGGCGATCACGACCTCTTCGAGGCACAGGCCATCAAGAAGGCGGTTGCCGCCTCCTATGACAAACACGCCCGCCCCCAGGAAGACGGCCTGATCAGGGTTTTCGAAAAGGTGCGCGAACAAATCGGCGAGCTCGACACGATCGCGAAACTCGGCACCTACCTGAAGGCCATCCAGGAAGCAGACGAGCGCTTTACCGGGCGGGCCATCAAGAACATCACCGATGCCGTCAAGGTCCGGGCGATGGACTTCGAGCTGCCCGACGCGTGGATGGAAAATCCCGATCTGTTCCTGTTCAAGGACTACGACACCAAGAAGGCCATGATTGCGGATCTCGCCCGGCCGATCACGGTGGACATGGTCATTCAGGAAATCAACCGCTATGCGGACAGCGAGTTCCGCTATGCCGACAAGTCGGATGAAGTGGCCATCGAGAATGCCGTCCGCGAAATGCGGCGGATGGAAGAAGCCAAGCGCCGCTACATGGAAGCCAGCCGCCCATGA